One Diadema setosum chromosome 8, eeDiaSeto1, whole genome shotgun sequence genomic window carries:
- the LOC140231582 gene encoding putative 3-methyladenine DNA glycosylase, with protein MSLRKAPKRKAAKKDKGTVSGSTSPYFDASVTSSRAKISRETPKEADDLGRNQMLSKGSKKLGKSFFDQQCIKLAKQLLGQVLVRHVNGKRLAGKIVETEAYVGAEDTASHTFNGRQTPSNKSMFLSPGHAYVYLTYGMYHCINITSNGSGEAVLLRALSPSLGEDAMTRFRSEASKRQNRQFKTKEVCNGPAKLCQALNIDRSMDGTDLTTSNTLWVESGDCVPDADIVSCPRIGIHSATKEWVEKPLRFYVRGEPCVSKRNRAVEEATDEKT; from the exons ATGAGTCTAAG GAAGGCACCCAAGCGAAAAGCTGCTAAGAAAGACAAGGGGACTGTTAGTGGAAGCACAAGTCCGTATTTTGATGCCTCTGTGACTTCATCAAGAGCTAAGATCTCACGAGAGACGCCCAAAGAGGCTGATGATCTGGGCAGAAACCAGATGCTGTCAAAGGGCTCAAAGAAGTTGGGCAAATCATTCTTCGATCAGCAGTGCATCAAATTGGCAAAGCAACTGCTCGGGCAAGTTCTGGTAAGGCATGTGAATGGGAAGCGACTGGCAGGAAAGATTGTGGAGACAGAGGCGTATGTGGGTGCAGAGGACACCGCCAGCCACACCTTCAATGGCCGTCAGACGCCTTCCAACAAGAGCATGTTTCTCAGCCCTGGCCATGCCTATGTTTACCTCACGTACGGAATGTACCACTGTATAAACATCACCAGTAACG GTAGTGGTGAAGCAGTTTTGCTACGGGCACTTTCTCCCAGTTTAGGAGAGGATGCTATGACTCGGTTCAGAAGTGAAGCCAGCAAACGACAAAATCGGCAGTTTAAGACAAAGGAGGTGTGCAACGGTCCTGCAAAACTCTGCCAAGCCCTAAACATAGACCGGTCCATGGACGGCACAGATTTGACAACCAGCAACACGCTATGGGTGGAGAGCGGCGACTGCGTCCCCGACGCCGACATCGTGAGCTGCCCGAGGATAGGTATTCATTCGGCGACCAAGGAATGGGTGGAGAAACCACTGCGGTTCTACGTGAGGGGAGAGCCTTGTGTTAGCAAGAGAAACAGAGCTGTTGAGGAGGCAACTGATGAGAAGACATAA